Proteins encoded within one genomic window of Nitrospira sp.:
- a CDS encoding 2-amino-thiazoline-4-carboxylic acid hydrolase: protein MGLDEIGHLLSCNRDGTFIEGYDARIEFKRSQTIMGGASYCDFRYRMSGKKAG from the coding sequence AGATGGGGCTTGACGAGATCGGACACCTGCTGTCGTGCAATCGCGATGGCACGTTCATCGAGGGCTATGACGCACGCATCGAGTTTAAGCGTAGCCAGACCATCATGGGCGGCGCCAGCTATTGCGATTTCCGCTATCGCATGTCGGGAAAAAAGGCGGGTTGA